A window of Terriglobales bacterium contains these coding sequences:
- a CDS encoding hemerythrin domain-containing protein codes for MFQPTQILRDEHDVILRGLEILESYAEKMKDGENASPDSLEKLIEFFRLYADKTHHGKEEALLFPAMVARGFSYESGPIHCMISDHEQNRVLTRQMVEAIAAMRSGVQSANMRFAEAAERYVNGLREHIQKENLVLFNMAEQVLPPAEEPEMMAKFEHVDRNEIGEAEIRRLIAILDTLQVAVPAV; via the coding sequence ATGTTCCAACCTACCCAGATCCTTCGCGACGAACACGATGTGATTCTTCGCGGTCTCGAAATCCTCGAATCTTATGCCGAGAAAATGAAAGATGGCGAGAACGCCTCGCCCGACAGCCTGGAAAAGCTGATTGAGTTCTTCCGGCTCTATGCGGACAAGACACACCACGGCAAAGAAGAGGCGCTGCTGTTTCCGGCAATGGTCGCCAGAGGCTTTTCGTACGAGAGTGGCCCGATTCATTGCATGATTTCAGACCACGAGCAGAATCGAGTTCTCACGCGCCAGATGGTGGAAGCTATCGCCGCAATGCGGTCGGGCGTGCAGAGCGCCAATATGCGGTTCGCCGAAGCGGCGGAGCGCTATGTAAACGGCCTGCGGGAGCATATCCAAAAGGAGAACCTGGTGCTGTTCAACATGGCGGAACAGGTGCTGCCTCCTGCGGAAGAACCGGAGATGATGGCGAAGTTCGAGCACGTTGATCGCAACGAGATTGGGGAGGCAGAGATTCGCAGGTTGATTGCGATCCTTGACACTCTCCAAGTTGCAGTACCTGCTGTCTAG
- a CDS encoding ATP-binding protein — MVSPERTLARRRKRRWSHENHVFLLALLSGSAALVAALLLLWLEPHEPRTRWTLTVVISLAWIGFAWSVRTTVSRPLHTLANMLAALREGDYSIRVRPSGANDALSELIYEVNALSDALRNQRLGAMETTALLLKVMAEIDVAIFTFDEKHRLRLINRAGEQLIEQFAERALGRTASELGIEEFLGGESARTLDRTFGGQAGRWGLRRSEFRQDGRPHQLLVIADLSRALREEERQAWQRLVRVLGHELNNSLAPVQSIADSLSTMLKLQQKPADWEQDVATGVRVIADRAEALNRFMRDYSRLAKLPKPQPRPVQVETVVRHVAALEKRLPVQVEAGPPLTLSLDPDQFEQLLINLVKNAVDASLESKGAVQVGWEQNGNTAEIFVRDEGPGIANPSNLFVPFFTTKQGGTGIGLALSRQIVEAHNGTISLENRHGSRGCEARVRLPL; from the coding sequence ATGGTCTCTCCTGAGCGCACGCTCGCCCGACGTCGAAAGCGTCGTTGGAGCCATGAGAACCACGTTTTCCTTTTAGCGCTGCTTTCCGGGTCGGCCGCTCTCGTGGCCGCACTGCTGTTGCTCTGGCTGGAACCACACGAACCCAGAACTCGCTGGACACTGACCGTCGTGATCAGCCTCGCTTGGATTGGGTTTGCATGGTCGGTGCGCACAACCGTTTCGCGTCCCTTACACACTCTTGCGAACATGCTGGCCGCGCTGCGAGAGGGCGACTATTCGATTCGCGTGCGACCTTCCGGCGCAAACGACGCGCTGAGCGAACTCATCTACGAAGTGAATGCCCTTTCCGACGCGCTACGCAACCAGCGACTCGGGGCGATGGAGACAACTGCTCTTCTCCTAAAGGTGATGGCGGAGATCGATGTCGCTATCTTCACCTTTGATGAGAAGCACAGACTGCGGTTGATCAATCGGGCGGGCGAGCAGTTAATTGAGCAGTTTGCCGAGCGGGCACTCGGTCGCACGGCATCGGAACTTGGCATTGAGGAGTTCCTCGGCGGGGAAAGCGCGCGCACATTGGACCGCACGTTCGGGGGACAGGCAGGGCGCTGGGGGCTTCGTCGCAGCGAATTCCGCCAGGATGGACGGCCGCATCAACTGCTGGTGATCGCCGACTTGAGTCGCGCGCTTCGAGAGGAAGAACGGCAGGCCTGGCAGCGACTGGTCCGGGTGCTCGGTCATGAATTGAACAACTCGCTGGCTCCTGTGCAATCCATTGCGGACTCCCTTTCCACGATGCTGAAACTGCAGCAGAAGCCTGCGGATTGGGAGCAAGACGTCGCGACGGGGGTGCGCGTGATTGCGGATCGCGCAGAGGCGCTGAATCGCTTCATGCGTGACTACTCGCGGCTGGCAAAGCTGCCGAAACCGCAGCCGCGTCCCGTGCAAGTGGAGACTGTGGTCAGGCATGTGGCGGCGCTGGAGAAACGCTTGCCGGTGCAGGTTGAGGCAGGTCCGCCGTTGACACTCTCGCTCGATCCGGATCAGTTTGAGCAATTGTTGATCAACCTGGTGAAGAACGCGGTGGACGCTTCGCTCGAGTCGAAGGGCGCGGTGCAAGTCGGGTGGGAGCAGAACGGCAACACTGCGGAGATTTTCGTGCGCGACGAGGGGCCGGGGATCGCGAATCCGTCGAATCTGTTTGTTCCATTCTTTACTACCAAGCAGGGCGGAACTGGAATTGGGCTGGCGCTTTCACGGCAGATCGTGGAGGCGCACAACGGCACAATCTCGCTGGAAAATCGCCATGGCAGCCGCGGATGCGAGGCGCGCGTTCGGCTGCCACTGTGA
- a CDS encoding sigma-54 dependent transcriptional regulator, translating to MSTVNTPTETRARTAAETAPRILIADDQRDIIEALRLLLKPEGYQVEGVSSPPAALAAIQSKQFDVVLMDLNYARDTTSGQEGLDLLAQIQAIDSTLPVIVMTAWGSVELAVEAMRGGARDFVQKPWDNARLRAIVKTQSELGRALRQTQWLEAENRLLRMDTQVKLIAESAVMRPVLQLIAQIGPSNANVLITGEHGTGKEVIANTLHAMSSRSRKSMITVNTGAIPEGVFESELFGHVRGAFTDAKTDRVGRFELADNGTLFLDEIANVPLSQQAKLLRVLETGELERVGSSITRRVDVRVISATNANLDEEVRDGRFREDLLFRLNTIEIHLPALRERREDIPLLAMHFMRQYTQRYRKDVRGFDAAALQALLSHPWPGNVRELDHAVERAVLLTSGEQIRAADLVLRAPRESTQNLDQMSLEDVEAFLIKKALSRFGGNISQAADALGLSRSALYRRLEKYGLS from the coding sequence GTGAGCACTGTAAACACACCAACCGAAACCCGGGCGCGCACCGCCGCTGAAACAGCGCCGCGCATCCTGATCGCCGACGACCAGCGCGACATCATTGAAGCGCTGCGACTGTTGCTGAAGCCGGAAGGCTACCAGGTGGAAGGCGTATCGTCCCCGCCTGCGGCTTTGGCTGCCATCCAGTCGAAGCAGTTTGACGTGGTGCTGATGGACCTGAACTACGCCCGCGACACGACTTCTGGACAGGAAGGACTCGACCTGCTGGCGCAGATACAAGCGATTGACAGCACACTTCCGGTGATCGTGATGACCGCCTGGGGCAGCGTGGAACTGGCGGTCGAGGCAATGCGAGGCGGGGCGAGGGACTTCGTGCAGAAGCCCTGGGACAACGCTCGCCTGCGGGCAATTGTAAAGACGCAGTCGGAACTCGGCCGCGCGCTGCGGCAGACGCAATGGCTGGAAGCCGAAAATCGCCTGCTACGCATGGATACGCAGGTAAAGCTGATTGCCGAATCGGCGGTGATGAGACCGGTGCTGCAGTTGATCGCGCAGATCGGTCCGTCGAATGCCAACGTGCTCATCACGGGCGAACACGGGACCGGCAAGGAAGTGATCGCGAACACGCTGCACGCGATGTCCTCGCGCTCGCGAAAGTCGATGATTACGGTGAACACCGGCGCAATCCCCGAAGGCGTGTTCGAAAGCGAGTTGTTCGGTCACGTGCGAGGCGCATTCACCGACGCAAAGACGGACCGAGTCGGACGCTTCGAACTGGCAGACAATGGGACGCTGTTCCTGGACGAAATCGCCAACGTTCCGCTAAGCCAGCAAGCGAAATTGTTGCGAGTATTGGAGACGGGTGAACTGGAGCGCGTGGGATCGTCGATTACGCGTAGGGTTGATGTGCGCGTGATTTCGGCGACGAATGCGAACCTTGACGAAGAAGTACGCGACGGGCGATTCCGCGAAGATTTGCTGTTCCGGTTGAACACCATCGAAATACATCTGCCGGCACTGCGCGAGCGGCGCGAGGATATCCCGCTGCTGGCAATGCATTTCATGCGCCAGTACACGCAACGGTATCGGAAGGACGTCCGTGGATTTGACGCGGCTGCATTACAGGCCTTGCTCTCGCATCCTTGGCCGGGTAATGTACGCGAGTTAGACCACGCCGTGGAACGCGCGGTGCTGCTCACCAGCGGCGAGCAAATACGGGCCGCCGACCTGGTGCTTCGGGCACCTCGCGAGAGTACGCAGAACCTCGACCAGATGAGCCTGGAAGATGTGGAAGCGTTCCTGATCAAGAAGGCGTTGTCACGATTTGGAGGAAATATAAGCCAGGCGGCAGATGCGCTCGGGTTGAGCCGAAGCGCACTGTACCGGCGGCTTGAGAAATATGGTCTCTCCTGA
- a CDS encoding TolC family protein has translation MKTTALVLCLAILTGSLAAQQPTFADYTKGASHFPFLISPYRARSVPEPTMTNTPKLETLIKDGSVMLSMSDAIVLALENNLDLAIARYNLSIADTDILRAKSGADVRGVATGLVQGTPGGGIGGFGTGASGAGAGGTSGGAGGAGSGASGLVQSTLGTGTPVESYDPEVSGTTLVNHVSAPLSNTVTTGVNLYQQNDLSANFRYAQAFATGTRMTVDFDNTRSTNNSLFSTLVPEVRSNFRLTLRQRLLSGFGFGPNLRYIRIAKNNREISDIAFRNQVIATVSQIQNIYWDLVNAYEDVRVRERSLAVAQKTLADNREQVRLGAIAPIEVVRAENELATRNQELILAQTTLQLQQLLIKNAIARNMNDPVLAAAPVIPTDTMDLPAAEPIVPVQDLVAEAEAHRPELAQARIDLSNRKISRKTAANSLLPSLDLVAWYGGSGLAGVQNPLNEDIPTGSILRSGFSNAFATLFRNDYPDYAIGFSFRLPLRNRAAQADQVRSELEFRQAEMRYQQLRNEINIEVRNAQFVVQQSRARVDAARKSKELAEHLYDIEQKRQALGASTSFQVLQLARDLAVTESNLVATMTAYEKARVELDRVTGATLTRMNISLDDAQNGRVAQSPQIPGVVSRPEKQVR, from the coding sequence ATGAAAACTACTGCACTCGTTCTCTGTCTTGCGATATTGACCGGCTCCCTGGCGGCTCAGCAGCCTACGTTTGCCGACTATACGAAGGGCGCAAGTCACTTCCCTTTTTTGATCAGTCCGTATCGCGCACGGTCGGTTCCTGAACCAACCATGACCAACACGCCGAAACTGGAGACACTAATAAAAGATGGATCCGTCATGCTCTCGATGAGCGACGCCATCGTGTTGGCACTGGAGAACAACCTCGATCTGGCGATTGCACGTTACAACCTGTCAATTGCCGACACGGATATCCTGCGCGCAAAGTCCGGCGCGGATGTGCGCGGCGTGGCAACGGGCCTGGTGCAAGGCACGCCCGGCGGCGGGATTGGCGGCTTTGGCACCGGCGCGAGTGGAGCGGGAGCGGGCGGAACGAGCGGCGGTGCGGGCGGCGCGGGTAGCGGTGCGTCGGGCTTGGTGCAATCCACGTTGGGAACTGGAACTCCGGTGGAGTCATACGATCCGGAGGTCAGCGGTACGACACTGGTGAACCACGTGTCGGCTCCGCTCTCGAACACAGTCACCACCGGTGTCAACCTGTACCAGCAGAACGATCTCTCGGCCAATTTCCGTTATGCGCAGGCGTTCGCGACCGGCACGCGGATGACCGTGGACTTCGACAATACCCGAAGCACAAACAACAGCCTGTTCAGCACGCTGGTACCGGAAGTTCGATCTAATTTTCGGCTTACGCTACGCCAACGACTGCTGTCGGGCTTCGGCTTCGGACCAAACTTGCGTTACATTCGCATTGCGAAAAATAATCGTGAGATCTCCGACATTGCGTTCCGCAACCAGGTGATTGCCACTGTGTCGCAGATCCAGAACATCTACTGGGACCTGGTGAATGCATACGAAGACGTGCGAGTGAGGGAGCGCTCGCTGGCGGTGGCGCAGAAGACGCTGGCCGACAACCGGGAGCAGGTGCGACTCGGAGCAATCGCTCCCATCGAAGTGGTCCGCGCTGAGAACGAACTGGCGACGCGCAACCAGGAATTAATCCTGGCCCAGACGACGCTTCAGTTGCAGCAGTTGCTGATCAAGAACGCGATTGCACGAAACATGAACGATCCGGTATTGGCAGCCGCGCCCGTGATCCCAACCGACACCATGGACCTGCCCGCGGCGGAACCGATCGTCCCAGTACAAGACCTGGTGGCTGAGGCCGAAGCGCATCGTCCGGAACTGGCGCAGGCAAGGATTGATCTGTCGAATCGCAAGATCTCGCGGAAGACAGCGGCCAACTCGCTGCTGCCCTCGCTGGACCTGGTTGCCTGGTATGGCGGGTCGGGATTGGCAGGCGTTCAGAATCCCCTGAATGAAGACATTCCGACGGGATCGATTCTCCGCAGCGGCTTTTCCAATGCGTTCGCGACTCTCTTCCGGAATGACTATCCGGATTACGCCATCGGTTTCAGCTTCAGGCTGCCACTTCGTAATCGGGCCGCACAGGCGGACCAAGTCCGTTCTGAGTTGGAGTTCCGGCAGGCGGAGATGCGGTATCAGCAACTTCGCAATGAGATTAACATCGAAGTACGAAACGCGCAGTTCGTAGTGCAACAAAGCAGGGCCCGGGTGGATGCTGCCCGGAAGTCAAAAGAACTGGCTGAGCATCTCTACGACATTGAGCAGAAGCGGCAGGCACTAGGTGCGAGCACGAGCTTCCAGGTACTTCAACTGGCTCGCGATCTGGCGGTGACGGAATCTAATCTGGTCGCAACAATGACAGCCTATGAAAAGGCGAGGGTGGAACTGGATCGCGTGACAGGGGCAACGCTGACGCGAATGAACATCAGCCTCGACGACGCCCAGAATGGACGCGTAGCACAGTCACCGCAGATCCCGGGAGTTGTATCTCGTCCGGAAAAGCAGGTACGGTAG
- a CDS encoding ATP-binding cassette domain-containing protein, with amino-acid sequence MLDRFQIVGKKDLYPNQLSGGQQQLVGIARAVVGNPKLILADEPTGNLHSSQAKEIMELFRKLNQQGTTIIQVTHSEVNASYGNRVITLADGWVTKDKTSPALHT; translated from the coding sequence GTGCTGGACCGATTTCAGATCGTTGGTAAGAAGGACCTTTATCCGAATCAACTCTCGGGCGGACAACAGCAGTTGGTGGGAATCGCACGCGCTGTGGTTGGAAATCCCAAGCTCATCCTTGCCGACGAACCCACGGGCAATCTGCATTCATCGCAAGCGAAAGAAATCATGGAGTTGTTCCGAAAGCTCAACCAGCAAGGGACAACGATCATCCAGGTGACGCATTCAGAAGTAAATGCCTCGTACGGAAACCGGGTCATCACGCTTGCTGATGGCTGGGTGACGAAAGACAAAACATCTCCAGCACTACACACGTAA
- a CDS encoding ABC transporter ATP-binding protein has product MSGVEPQALIKMEGIKKVFLTDEVETHALSGIHMQINKGEYVSIAGPSGSGKSTLLAIIGLLDSPSDGNYTLKGTSVSNLDVADRAMIRNREIGFIFQSFNLIGDLNVYENVELPLTYRGMSATERRTRVQQALERVGMSHRTKHYPSQLSGGQQQRVAVARALAGTPAILLADEPTGNLDSRNAEAVMELLRELHREGATICMVTHDPRFARHADRTIHLFDGRVVEETVEVA; this is encoded by the coding sequence ATGAGCGGAGTCGAACCACAAGCCCTGATCAAGATGGAAGGGATTAAGAAAGTGTTTCTCACGGACGAAGTGGAAACGCATGCGCTGAGCGGAATTCACATGCAGATCAATAAAGGCGAGTACGTTTCCATCGCGGGCCCCTCAGGCTCAGGGAAATCGACACTGTTGGCGATCATCGGATTGCTCGACTCGCCGAGCGACGGCAACTACACGCTCAAAGGAACGTCCGTTTCCAATCTCGATGTGGCGGACCGCGCGATGATCCGCAACCGTGAGATCGGATTTATCTTCCAGAGCTTCAACCTAATTGGCGACCTGAACGTTTACGAGAACGTGGAACTGCCGCTCACGTACCGGGGCATGTCGGCCACCGAGCGTCGCACGCGCGTACAGCAGGCGCTGGAGCGTGTGGGTATGAGCCACCGCACCAAGCACTATCCTTCGCAGTTATCCGGCGGTCAGCAACAGCGTGTGGCAGTGGCCCGCGCCCTGGCAGGCACACCGGCAATCCTGCTGGCGGACGAACCGACCGGAAACCTGGATTCCCGCAATGCGGAAGCTGTCATGGAACTGTTGCGCGAATTGCATCGGGAAGGCGCAACCATCTGCATGGTCACGCACGACCCGCGTTTCGCGCGTCACGCCGACCGCACCATTCACCTCTTCGACGGCCGCGTAGTGGAAGAAACCGTGGAAGTCGCGTAG
- a CDS encoding efflux RND transporter periplasmic adaptor subunit, which produces MDIPRQNAARERRRRQIIIGAIGIALILLITLGVSRLKPAAPSVERSTVWVDTVKRGPMLRQVRGLGTLVPTDIRWLPAATEGRVERLLIQPGTKVKASDVILEMSNPQITQAALDAEWQMKAAEAEYQNLAVQLRSQVLAQKSEWAKVQSEYSAAKMQADTDAELAKLGVISTNALKVSTGKATELNTRTEIEQQRLTNSGETLKAQLEAQKAKVEQARAMYHLRREQLEALRLRAGTDGVLQDLPLKEGQWVTPGTTLARVVQPERLKAELRVPETQAKDIALGLPAQIDTRNGIVQGKVMRIDPAVVNGTVTVDVQLEGQLPQGARPDLSVDGTIDLENLKNVMFVGRPAFGQEKSTVEIFKLEADGKTASRVKVDLGRSSVNTVEIVKGLNEGDQVILSDMSRWDKYDRIRLE; this is translated from the coding sequence ATGGATATACCTCGTCAGAATGCCGCACGGGAACGCCGTCGCCGGCAGATCATCATAGGCGCCATCGGGATCGCACTCATTCTCCTGATCACACTGGGAGTTTCCCGTCTTAAGCCCGCGGCACCGTCGGTCGAACGCTCCACGGTTTGGGTGGACACGGTGAAACGCGGCCCGATGCTCCGGCAGGTTCGGGGACTGGGCACACTGGTGCCAACGGATATTCGGTGGCTTCCGGCTGCGACGGAAGGGCGCGTGGAGCGTCTGTTAATTCAACCGGGAACCAAAGTGAAAGCCAGTGACGTAATTCTCGAGATGAGCAATCCGCAAATCACCCAGGCGGCACTCGATGCTGAATGGCAGATGAAGGCGGCCGAAGCGGAATATCAGAACCTGGCGGTCCAATTACGCAGCCAGGTGTTGGCACAAAAGTCGGAATGGGCGAAGGTTCAATCGGAGTATTCCGCCGCGAAGATGCAGGCCGACACTGACGCAGAACTGGCAAAGCTGGGCGTCATTTCAACCAATGCCCTGAAGGTTTCCACGGGCAAGGCGACAGAGCTGAACACGCGTACGGAGATCGAGCAGCAGCGGCTCACCAACAGCGGAGAAACTCTCAAGGCGCAACTCGAAGCGCAAAAGGCAAAAGTCGAGCAGGCACGTGCGATGTATCACCTGCGGCGCGAGCAACTGGAAGCCCTGCGCCTTCGCGCCGGGACGGATGGAGTGTTGCAGGACCTGCCGCTGAAAGAAGGTCAGTGGGTGACTCCCGGAACGACGTTGGCTCGCGTCGTCCAGCCCGAACGATTGAAGGCAGAGTTGCGTGTTCCAGAAACACAGGCGAAGGACATCGCTCTCGGACTGCCGGCACAGATCGACACCCGGAACGGCATTGTTCAAGGCAAAGTGATGCGAATTGATCCTGCCGTCGTGAACGGAACCGTCACCGTTGACGTACAACTGGAAGGACAGTTGCCGCAGGGGGCGCGTCCGGACCTGAGCGTGGATGGCACGATCGACCTGGAGAACCTGAAGAACGTGATGTTCGTGGGACGCCCGGCGTTTGGGCAGGAAAAGAGTACGGTCGAGATTTTCAAGCTGGAAGCCGACGGAAAAACGGCTAGCAGGGTGAAGGTGGATCTCGGCAGGAGTTCGGTCAACACGGTGGAGATCGTGAAAGGACTCAACGAAGGCGACCAGGTAATCCTGTCGGACATGTCGCGTTGGGACAAGTATGACCGCATTCGCCTTGAGTAG
- the msrB gene encoding peptide-methionine (R)-S-oxide reductase MsrB yields MTEKIKKSEEQWRQELSPEQYRILREKGTEMAFTGEYAHTKQAGTYRCAACGQEVFESDTKYESGSGWPSFYQPAKPEAVETHEDNSYGMRRVEVICSRCESHLGHVFPDGPRPTGQRFCINSASLKLDPK; encoded by the coding sequence ATGACAGAAAAGATCAAAAAGTCAGAAGAGCAGTGGCGCCAGGAACTTAGCCCGGAACAGTACCGCATCCTGCGGGAAAAGGGGACGGAGATGGCGTTCACGGGCGAATACGCTCACACGAAGCAGGCCGGCACTTACCGCTGTGCCGCATGCGGCCAGGAGGTATTCGAGTCCGATACGAAGTACGAATCCGGCTCCGGATGGCCGAGCTTCTATCAGCCCGCGAAACCTGAAGCGGTCGAAACGCATGAAGACAATAGCTACGGAATGCGGCGCGTTGAGGTGATCTGTTCTCGTTGCGAGTCGCACCTGGGGCATGTCTTTCCCGACGGCCCGCGCCCAACCGGCCAGCGCTTCTGCATCAACTCAGCTTCGTTGAAGCTCGATCCCAAATAA
- a CDS encoding PRC-barrel domain-containing protein: protein MFRRLLDSEFAGQADEIRGATLYDINDDEIGTIEDVIYDPDTKQARYAIVDSGGWLSSRRYLVPSDYIRSSAEDPDDFRVQLTRDQVQGLPEFKDEVLTSDERFAEYENRFRPRWQSYGFTLPESRHPRITRFENRISGRDVRPISSGVVSSATAANPISVYSVYSDRDKLESAVQKLKDQGFNSSDISVVFPDQGRTERFAMEHNTKAPEGAAVGGGTGLAVGGVLGWLAGIGTLAIPGIGPLLAAGPIVAALAGAGAVGAIGGLAGGLIGMGMPELEAKRYEKEIREGRMLLSVRCSDPRFVASARSILESTGAKDVFQTGEKLAA from the coding sequence ATGTTTCGAAGACTTCTAGACAGCGAATTTGCAGGGCAGGCGGATGAAATTCGTGGCGCCACACTCTATGACATCAACGACGACGAGATTGGAACGATTGAAGACGTGATCTACGATCCGGACACAAAGCAGGCCCGCTATGCGATTGTCGATTCGGGCGGGTGGCTCAGTTCGAGAAGGTATCTGGTGCCGTCGGATTACATACGATCTTCAGCGGAAGATCCGGACGACTTCCGTGTGCAGCTCACGAGGGACCAGGTTCAGGGCCTACCGGAGTTCAAGGACGAGGTTCTGACGTCGGACGAGCGATTTGCCGAGTACGAGAACCGCTTCCGACCGAGATGGCAGAGCTACGGATTTACCCTGCCAGAGTCTCGACATCCGCGAATCACGAGATTCGAAAACCGGATCAGCGGGCGCGATGTGAGGCCAATCAGTTCTGGCGTGGTCAGTTCGGCGACGGCAGCTAATCCCATTTCTGTTTACAGCGTGTACAGCGACCGCGACAAACTCGAGAGCGCCGTACAGAAACTGAAGGATCAGGGCTTCAACAGCTCGGATATTTCCGTTGTGTTCCCGGACCAGGGACGCACCGAACGCTTTGCGATGGAGCACAACACGAAGGCGCCCGAAGGCGCGGCAGTGGGAGGCGGCACGGGACTGGCGGTCGGCGGAGTGCTCGGATGGCTGGCCGGCATCGGGACGCTGGCGATTCCGGGAATCGGTCCGTTGCTGGCGGCAGGCCCAATTGTTGCTGCACTGGCGGGTGCGGGCGCGGTGGGTGCAATTGGCGGACTAGCTGGTGGCCTAATAGGGATGGGTATGCCGGAGTTGGAAGCCAAGCGTTACGAGAAGGAAATTCGCGAAGGAAGAATGCTGCTGTCGGTGAGATGCAGCGACCCACGATTCGTGGCAAGTGCGAGGTCGATTCTGGAATCGACGGGCGCTAAGGACGTGTTCCAAACCGGCGAAAAACTGGCGGCGTAA
- a CDS encoding BON domain-containing protein, with protein MDNRQRFDYDRDRRDDRDDWRERERHASGRDFMTNQPRYEQYGEMSNINDRDRDQYNRDWNRAQDQWRQGSQNYDYGQRDRGNQYGQSQQNWNQYGSNRQNQGSWGGYRDWENRDRYQSQNWDRQNRNYGSQDWSGEASYSEPYRSYQDRDSSSRNQSNFGRNYSSPSHSSNRYQESSDYGSGYDRRDYGDYGGEFSTEYPNRFGSTSFDRGTRADYRNRYENRYDRDRGHDESLTEKVGRFFGFGPKGYRRSDERIREDVSERLEDNPEVDATNIEVQVKDGEVTLTGSVDNRRAKRLAEDEAERCRGVKDVHNQIRVIGEIGGISGSETTTRKSATGTGTDKTRAA; from the coding sequence ATGGACAATCGACAGCGCTTCGACTATGACCGTGATCGTCGTGATGACCGTGACGATTGGCGCGAACGCGAGCGCCACGCCAGCGGCCGCGACTTCATGACCAACCAACCGCGTTATGAACAGTATGGCGAAATGAGCAACATCAACGATCGCGATCGCGATCAGTACAACCGCGATTGGAATCGCGCGCAGGACCAGTGGCGCCAGGGAAGCCAGAACTACGACTATGGCCAGCGTGATCGCGGCAACCAGTACGGCCAATCGCAACAGAACTGGAATCAGTACGGAAGCAATCGCCAGAACCAGGGCAGTTGGGGCGGTTACCGCGACTGGGAAAATCGCGACCGCTACCAGTCACAGAATTGGGATCGACAAAACCGCAACTACGGATCGCAAGATTGGAGCGGGGAAGCAAGCTACTCCGAGCCGTATCGCAGCTACCAGGACCGCGATTCCAGCAGCCGCAATCAGAGCAACTTCGGTCGCAACTACTCTTCACCCTCGCATTCTTCGAATCGCTACCAGGAATCTTCGGACTACGGTTCCGGCTACGACCGTCGCGACTACGGCGACTACGGTGGCGAGTTCAGCACCGAGTACCCGAATCGTTTTGGCAGCACCTCGTTCGACCGCGGCACTCGAGCCGACTACCGCAATCGCTACGAGAACCGCTACGACCGCGATCGCGGACACGACGAATCCCTCACCGAGAAAGTCGGACGATTCTTCGGCTTCGGCCCCAAAGGCTATCGCCGTTCTGACGAACGCATTCGCGAGGACGTCTCCGAGCGCCTTGAAGACAATCCGGAAGTCGATGCCACGAACATCGAAGTGCAGGTGAAGGATGGCGAGGTCACTCTCACCGGCAGCGTCGACAATCGGCGGGCCAAGCGACTAGCGGAAGATGAAGCAGAGCGGTGTCGCGGCGTAAAGGACGTGCACAATCAGATCCGCGTCATCGGAGAAATCGGCGGCATCTCCGGCTCCGAAACTACGACTCGAAAAAGTGCTACCGGTACCGGCACTGATAAAACCCGCGCGGCATAA